One region of bacterium (Candidatus Blackallbacteria) CG13_big_fil_rev_8_21_14_2_50_49_14 genomic DNA includes:
- a CDS encoding DNA-binding transcriptional regulator OxyR, translated as MNLRDLEYLIALDELRHFRKAAEKCYVSQPTLSGQLKKLEQELGVQLVERTRHRVFLTPVGQEIVNKARRIMQEVEYIQELAQMAGDPLRGPLRIGLIPTLGPYLLPLIIPAIRKGLPGLELYLHEIQTADLLKRLASGELDVGILALPIESEQMQIRSLFEEHFWLAVPENHLLALQKNVKLRQLAQETILLLDDGHCLRDQALDVCTMAGAREKANFRGTSLETLKHMVSSGNGITLMPELAILTPEPESSQIRYLPFENPAPAREIGLIYRKSSPRKNCFDKLAKIIQVAVKLKI; from the coding sequence ATGAACCTGCGCGACCTAGAATATCTGATAGCCCTGGATGAACTGCGCCATTTTCGCAAAGCCGCAGAGAAATGCTATGTCAGCCAACCCACCCTCAGTGGTCAACTCAAGAAATTGGAGCAGGAACTGGGCGTTCAATTGGTGGAACGCACCCGTCACAGAGTCTTTCTCACCCCTGTAGGCCAAGAAATCGTCAACAAAGCCCGCAGAATCATGCAGGAAGTCGAATATATCCAGGAATTGGCCCAAATGGCTGGAGACCCCCTGCGAGGCCCCTTGAGAATTGGGCTGATTCCCACCTTGGGCCCCTATCTTTTGCCTTTGATCATTCCTGCTATCCGCAAAGGCTTGCCTGGCCTGGAACTCTATCTGCATGAGATTCAAACCGCTGATTTACTCAAACGCCTGGCCAGTGGCGAACTGGACGTAGGTATACTGGCCCTGCCGATTGAAAGTGAACAAATGCAGATTCGCAGCTTATTTGAGGAGCATTTTTGGCTGGCGGTTCCCGAAAATCATCTGCTGGCCCTGCAAAAAAACGTGAAGCTGCGTCAGTTGGCCCAAGAAACCATTCTCTTGCTCGATGATGGGCATTGTCTGCGCGATCAGGCACTCGATGTCTGTACCATGGCGGGCGCGCGTGAAAAAGCCAATTTCAGGGGCACCAGCCTCGAAACTTTAAAACATATGGTCAGTTCAGGCAATGGCATTACCCTTATGCCTGAATTGGCCATCCTGACCCCGGAACCCGAATCCAGCCAGATTCGCTATTTACCCTTTGAAAATCCTGCTCCTGCCCGAGAAATAGGCTTGATTTACCGCAAAAGCTCACCGCGTAAAAATTGTTTCGATAAATTGGCCAAAATCATCCAAGTTGCAGTGAAATTAAAAATTTAA
- a CDS encoding SAM-dependent methyltransferase, whose amino-acid sequence MPRATKTRPASLPMTVASAIESQSLPFWEIGKPQAVFETLANQENIVGDVLDIGCGTGENALMLALRGHMVWGIDISEKAIATARQKSVDYQAEATFVVGNALELEVLGEGFHTVIDSGLFHFLTDKERKKYLRGLAHVMFPGSRFYLLCMSEHEPGEEGPRRISRKELEKTFEAGWKIHRIEASSFETRTHQAQAWLVTIERL is encoded by the coding sequence ATGCCCAGAGCGACGAAAACTCGCCCAGCATCCCTGCCAATGACTGTGGCTTCTGCCATTGAATCACAATCTCTCCCTTTCTGGGAGATTGGTAAACCCCAAGCCGTTTTCGAAACCCTTGCAAATCAAGAAAATATTGTCGGTGACGTGCTTGATATTGGCTGTGGAACGGGTGAAAATGCTTTAATGTTGGCCTTGCGTGGCCATATGGTTTGGGGAATCGATATCTCTGAAAAAGCGATTGCCACAGCACGTCAGAAATCAGTGGATTATCAAGCTGAAGCTACGTTTGTGGTAGGCAATGCGCTGGAATTAGAAGTACTGGGTGAAGGTTTTCACACGGTCATCGACAGTGGACTTTTTCATTTTCTAACGGATAAGGAACGTAAAAAATATTTACGTGGCTTGGCCCATGTCATGTTTCCTGGCAGTCGCTTTTATCTGCTCTGCATGAGCGAGCATGAGCCCGGTGAAGAGGGGCCCCGTCGCATTTCACGTAAAGAACTTGAAAAGACCTTTGAAGCGGGATGGAAGATTCACCGCATCGAAGCCAGCAGCTTTGAAACACGAACCCATCAGGCCCAAGCCTGGTTGGTGACGATCGAACGTCTTTAA
- a CDS encoding carboxylate--amine ligase, giving the protein MRVFSICTKSECLRRNNLSKLTIQYLSPLIAALNSEKKEITMTHFVCLSPHFPPNFKTFWLRLKEANVQVLGISDSPWEELGPELQTLLTEYYRVEDMHNLSQLEAACQHFIKRYGKIDRLESHNEYWLETEAHLRTVFDIPGPRAENIRDIKSKERMKVLYRQGGIAVAEGAKVCTEKECRDFIQKTGYPVVVKPDIGVGAARTWKLSSEEDLRQFIPFCDGTAYLIEEFIEGELYSFDGLTDSQGKILFSASQYFNHGIMEIVNKDLDLYHMVLREIPAELEALGQKVVRTFGIRERFFHFEFFHRPDGRWVALEVNIRPPGGLSMDLFNYANDMDLYKGYAEMILTGALHQTPSRNYFAAYIGRKHRQNYQLSHDEIMQKFSKEIIHHQNMAKIFYPVMGYGGYLVKSPDQQRIHELVREIHALKEA; this is encoded by the coding sequence ATGCGGGTTTTCTCAATCTGCACGAAATCAGAGTGCTTGCGCCGCAATAATTTATCAAAATTGACGATACAATACTTATCACCACTTATTGCAGCTCTCAATTCAGAAAAAAAGGAAATCACCATGACCCATTTTGTTTGCCTTTCCCCCCATTTCCCCCCCAATTTTAAAACCTTTTGGCTGCGTCTGAAAGAAGCCAATGTTCAGGTTTTGGGCATTTCAGACAGTCCCTGGGAAGAATTGGGGCCTGAACTTCAAACACTATTGACGGAATATTACCGGGTTGAAGATATGCACAATCTCTCCCAGTTGGAAGCAGCTTGCCAGCATTTTATCAAGCGCTATGGAAAAATTGATCGCTTGGAATCGCACAACGAATACTGGCTCGAAACAGAAGCCCATTTGCGCACGGTTTTTGATATTCCTGGCCCCCGCGCAGAAAATATCCGGGATATCAAAAGCAAAGAACGCATGAAAGTGCTTTACCGCCAAGGAGGCATCGCTGTCGCGGAGGGTGCAAAAGTCTGTACAGAAAAAGAATGCCGTGATTTTATCCAAAAAACGGGTTATCCCGTTGTCGTCAAACCAGATATTGGCGTGGGTGCAGCCCGTACCTGGAAACTGAGCTCTGAGGAAGATTTACGTCAGTTTATTCCTTTCTGCGATGGCACCGCCTATTTAATCGAAGAATTTATCGAGGGTGAACTTTATTCCTTTGATGGCCTGACCGATTCCCAGGGCAAAATTCTGTTTTCAGCCAGCCAATACTTTAACCATGGCATCATGGAAATCGTCAACAAAGATCTGGATCTTTACCATATGGTACTCAGAGAAATTCCAGCAGAATTAGAGGCCTTGGGGCAAAAAGTAGTCAGAACCTTTGGCATTCGGGAACGATTTTTTCATTTTGAATTTTTTCATCGTCCCGATGGACGTTGGGTTGCGCTGGAAGTCAATATTCGGCCCCCAGGAGGCCTGTCTATGGATTTGTTTAACTATGCCAATGATATGGATCTTTACAAAGGCTATGCAGAGATGATCCTAACGGGAGCGCTGCACCAAACACCAAGCCGAAACTATTTTGCAGCTTATATTGGCCGCAAACATAGACAGAACTACCAACTCAGTCATGATGAGATTATGCAAAAATTCAGCAAGGAAATCATTCACCATCAAAATATGGCCAAGATTTTTTATCCTGTGATGGGGTATGGAGGCTATTTAGTAAAGTCCCCTGACCAGCAGCGGATTCACGAACTGGTCAGAGAAATTCACGCCCTCAAAGAGGCTTAA
- a CDS encoding methionyl-tRNA formyltransferase, with product MGTPEFAVPCLQALIEAGYPIRLVVTQPDKPVGRKQVLTPPPVKQLALAHGLDVFQPAKIRNQPEVLERLKAAEADCFVVVAYGKILPQEVLDLPARACINVHASLLPKYRGSAPIQWSIVHGETETGVTTMLMDVGMDTGDMLQKRAIPIDPEDTGVSLAEKLSRLGAELLLETLPLYFQGELQPEPQNHAEATTIPLLKKEDGLLNWQDSAKSLYDRVRGLKPWPETYTFFRDRPLKIKAVKLSDFPCGEALPGQVLAIQKQSLLIATGDGVLEILRLHPADSKEMAAGDFARGQRVVLGESLGGSVQIPLKA from the coding sequence ATGGGAACTCCAGAATTTGCGGTTCCCTGTTTACAGGCCTTGATTGAGGCGGGCTATCCGATTCGTTTGGTGGTCACTCAGCCCGATAAACCAGTCGGACGCAAACAGGTCTTGACGCCTCCCCCTGTTAAGCAATTGGCGCTTGCCCATGGGCTTGACGTTTTTCAGCCCGCTAAAATTCGCAATCAACCGGAAGTTCTTGAGCGATTGAAAGCAGCTGAAGCCGATTGTTTTGTGGTCGTGGCTTACGGCAAAATCCTGCCCCAGGAGGTTTTGGATTTGCCCGCGCGTGCCTGTATCAATGTTCATGCTTCACTTTTGCCCAAGTATCGGGGTTCTGCTCCGATTCAATGGAGCATTGTACATGGTGAAACAGAAACGGGAGTGACCACCATGTTGATGGATGTGGGCATGGATACGGGGGATATGCTCCAAAAACGTGCGATCCCGATAGACCCAGAGGATACTGGGGTGAGCCTGGCTGAAAAACTTTCACGTTTAGGCGCAGAGCTTTTACTTGAAACGCTTCCGCTTTATTTTCAGGGTGAGCTTCAACCTGAACCTCAAAACCATGCGGAAGCTACAACCATTCCCCTCTTGAAAAAAGAAGATGGTTTATTGAATTGGCAAGATTCTGCCAAATCACTTTATGATCGTGTTCGCGGTTTGAAACCTTGGCCTGAAACCTATACGTTTTTCAGAGACCGCCCACTCAAAATTAAAGCGGTTAAACTTTCAGACTTCCCCTGCGGTGAAGCTTTACCAGGGCAGGTTCTTGCGATTCAGAAACAAAGTCTTTTGATCGCAACAGGAGATGGCGTTCTTGAGATTTTGCGCCTACATCCAGCAGACAGCAAAGAAATGGCTGCGGGTGATTTTGCCCGAGGTCAGCGGGTTGTATTGGGCGAATCTTTGGGCGGCTCTGTTCAGATTCCTCTCAAAGCCTGA
- the def gene encoding peptide deformylase, with translation MAILDLKYYGSSVLTRPAKPIKRIDRELIKLAEDMLESMYYYHGVGLAAPQVGVSKRFVIVDCGDEYQDKPYFLVNPEVVSTEGEQIGPEGCLSLPDLQTDVKRPEKAVIRAMNLQGETITVTGEGLLARALLHEIDHLNGVLFTEWVEDEFVLQREIPLLKDRIHKILIGELPAVHEYEEDEEEAAVALA, from the coding sequence ATGGCGATTCTTGACCTCAAATATTATGGCTCCTCTGTATTGACCCGGCCCGCAAAACCGATCAAACGGATTGATCGGGAGTTGATTAAATTGGCCGAAGACATGCTTGAAAGCATGTACTATTATCATGGTGTGGGTTTGGCGGCTCCTCAGGTGGGTGTTTCCAAGCGCTTTGTTATTGTCGATTGTGGTGATGAATATCAGGATAAACCCTATTTCCTGGTTAACCCAGAAGTGGTCAGCACCGAAGGCGAGCAGATTGGGCCTGAGGGATGTTTAAGCCTTCCTGATTTGCAGACAGATGTCAAGCGTCCTGAAAAGGCCGTGATTCGTGCTATGAACCTCCAAGGCGAGACCATTACTGTGACCGGAGAAGGGCTTTTGGCCCGTGCGCTTTTGCATGAAATAGATCATCTCAATGGTGTTTTGTTTACCGAATGGGTTGAGGATGAATTTGTATTACAGCGTGAAATTCCGCTTTTGAAAGATCGGATTCACAAAATCTTGATTGGTGAATTGCCTGCTGTACATGAGTACGAAGAAGATGAGGAAGAAGCGGCGGTCGCCCTGGCGTGA
- a CDS encoding mechanosensitive ion channel protein MscS: MEPYLKKFNEMAMGYGARFFGALLILAIGLWLSKRLANLLKDLLSKTQLEPTFISFSGNMLRVVLTVVVALAAVNSLGVPMTSVLALLGTIGLAVALALKDSLNNVAAGISLLILRPFKVGEYVEVGGVGGSVVEINLFHTLLNTADNRWIAMPNAKLLGDTIVNFSRNTNRRIDLLVNVSYRADLKRTKEVLWELIEADSRILKEPIPVVGVADLANSSVDLVVRPWVPTSEYWNVRFDLTQAIKERFDQEGIEIPFPQRDVHLYQYQA, encoded by the coding sequence ATGGAACCCTATTTAAAAAAATTCAATGAAATGGCCATGGGCTATGGTGCCCGGTTTTTCGGCGCACTCTTAATTCTGGCGATTGGCCTCTGGTTGAGTAAACGTCTGGCAAATTTGCTCAAGGATTTGCTGTCTAAAACACAATTGGAGCCCACTTTTATTTCTTTTTCGGGCAATATGTTGCGGGTGGTATTAACGGTTGTGGTGGCCTTGGCAGCTGTGAACAGTTTGGGGGTCCCCATGACTTCTGTGCTCGCGCTCTTGGGAACCATTGGCCTGGCAGTCGCCTTGGCTCTGAAAGATTCGCTTAACAATGTGGCTGCGGGTATTTCCCTCTTGATTCTGCGTCCTTTCAAGGTCGGAGAATATGTCGAAGTGGGCGGAGTCGGCGGCAGTGTTGTCGAGATCAATCTCTTTCACACCTTGCTGAATACCGCTGATAACCGTTGGATTGCCATGCCCAATGCCAAATTATTGGGTGATACGATCGTCAATTTCTCACGCAATACCAATCGCAGGATTGATCTCTTGGTCAACGTGAGTTATCGCGCAGATTTAAAGCGCACCAAAGAAGTGCTCTGGGAATTGATTGAAGCTGATTCACGTATTTTAAAAGAACCTATTCCTGTCGTGGGCGTAGCCGATCTTGCCAATAGCAGCGTTGATTTGGTGGTCAGGCCCTGGGTGCCTACCTCTGAATATTGGAATGTGCGCTTTGACTTGACACAGGCGATTAAAGAGCGTTTTGATCAAGAAGGTATTGAGATTCCCTTTCCTCAACGTGATGTGCATTTATACCAATATCAGGCTTAG
- the atpC gene encoding ATP synthase F1 subunit epsilon yields MSKREIQLDVITPSGPIFSSPVEFLSIMGPEGSIGVLPGHVPVFMKIDVGFVEYQRSGERDFITTMGGILEFHHNHATILTESAEHAADIDEFRAKDSLKRAESSMMEKAGEKALSTADSLAALQRAATRLRVVELLKNRQTRRRI; encoded by the coding sequence ATGTCTAAACGTGAAATTCAACTGGATGTGATCACGCCGAGTGGACCCATTTTCAGTTCGCCTGTCGAGTTTCTCTCAATTATGGGGCCTGAAGGTTCGATCGGTGTTTTGCCGGGTCACGTTCCCGTCTTCATGAAAATTGACGTGGGTTTTGTGGAATACCAGCGCTCGGGTGAGCGTGATTTTATTACCACCATGGGTGGAATTCTGGAGTTTCACCATAACCACGCTACGATTCTGACTGAAAGTGCGGAACATGCGGCAGATATTGACGAATTCCGAGCAAAAGATTCATTGAAGCGTGCTGAGTCCAGCATGATGGAAAAAGCCGGTGAAAAGGCTTTGTCTACGGCTGATTCTTTGGCTGCTTTGCAAAGAGCGGCCACCCGCTTGCGCGTGGTTGAACTGCTCAAGAACCGTCAGACCCGCCGTCGCATCTGA
- the atpD gene encoding F0F1 ATP synthase subunit beta: MTDTAVKTERIGTISQIMGPVVDVSFAGGDLPEIYSALRIVRGNGESDLITEVQQHLGDNGVRTVAMSSTDGLQRGMKVHDTGHPISVPVGDATLGRIMNVIGEPVDEAGPISAETTSSIHRDAPDMVDLTVEPEVFETGIKVIDLLAPYPKGGKIGLFGGAGVGKTVLIQELIHNIAKQHGGVSVFAGVGERTREGNDLYHEFKDSNVLDKVALVYGQMNEPPGARMRVALSGLTVAEYFRDVQNQDVLLFVDNIFRFTQAGSEVSALLGRMPSAVGYQPTLATEMGALQERITSTKSGSITSIQAVYVPADDLTDPAPATTFAHLGATTVLSRKISELGIYPAVDPLDSTSQILKSEVLGEDHYNTARGVQQVLQRYKELQDIIAILGMEELSEEDKLAVARARKLQKFLSQPFHVAEIFTGFPGAYVKLEDTVRSFKEILEGKHDDLPEQAFYMVGTIEEAREKAKSL; the protein is encoded by the coding sequence ATGACAGACACTGCAGTCAAAACTGAAAGAATCGGCACGATTTCTCAGATCATGGGCCCCGTTGTAGACGTCTCTTTTGCCGGTGGAGACCTGCCCGAAATTTATTCCGCCCTGCGTATTGTGCGTGGCAATGGCGAATCTGATTTGATTACCGAAGTGCAGCAACATTTGGGTGACAATGGCGTACGTACGGTTGCCATGTCTTCTACCGATGGTCTGCAACGTGGCATGAAGGTACACGATACAGGACACCCCATTTCAGTTCCCGTAGGGGATGCGACCCTGGGCCGGATCATGAACGTGATTGGTGAGCCTGTGGATGAAGCGGGTCCGATTTCAGCGGAAACCACTTCCTCGATCCACCGCGATGCCCCCGATATGGTCGATCTGACCGTTGAACCTGAGGTCTTTGAAACCGGTATTAAAGTTATCGATTTGCTCGCTCCCTATCCCAAAGGCGGTAAAATCGGTCTTTTCGGCGGGGCCGGTGTAGGCAAAACCGTATTGATTCAGGAATTGATTCACAATATCGCCAAACAGCACGGTGGGGTCTCTGTATTCGCCGGTGTAGGCGAACGCACCCGTGAAGGAAACGATCTTTACCATGAATTTAAGGACTCCAACGTTCTCGACAAGGTGGCCCTGGTTTACGGTCAGATGAACGAGCCTCCCGGAGCCCGTATGCGCGTTGCGCTGAGTGGTCTGACAGTTGCTGAGTATTTCCGTGATGTCCAAAATCAGGACGTATTGCTCTTCGTAGACAATATTTTCCGTTTCACCCAAGCAGGTTCTGAAGTCTCTGCGCTTTTGGGCCGTATGCCTTCAGCGGTAGGATACCAACCCACACTGGCAACTGAAATGGGAGCCCTGCAAGAGCGGATTACCTCTACCAAATCGGGTTCAATTACCTCGATTCAAGCCGTATACGTTCCTGCGGATGACTTGACTGACCCCGCCCCTGCTACCACTTTCGCGCACTTGGGTGCCACCACTGTACTTTCACGTAAGATTTCTGAGTTGGGAATTTATCCCGCCGTGGATCCCCTGGACTCCACTTCTCAGATTCTGAAGTCTGAAGTATTGGGTGAAGATCACTACAATACCGCCCGTGGTGTTCAGCAGGTTCTGCAGCGCTATAAAGAATTGCAGGATATTATTGCGATTCTGGGGATGGAAGAGCTTTCTGAAGAAGACAAACTGGCTGTGGCCCGTGCCCGTAAACTTCAGAAATTCTTGAGCCAACCTTTCCACGTTGCAGAAATCTTTACAGGTTTCCCTGGTGCCTATGTCAAACTCGAAGACACGGTTCGCAGCTTCAAGGAAATTCTGGAAGGCAAGCACGACGACCTGCCTGAGCAGGCTTTCTATATGGTGGGAACCATTGAAGAAGCACGTGAAAAAGCCAAGAGTCTGTAA
- a CDS encoding F0F1 ATP synthase subunit gamma (produces ATP from ADP in the presence of a proton gradient across the membrane; the gamma chain is a regulatory subunit): protein MPSTRDIRNRIKSLKGTQQITKAMKMVAAAKVKRAQERVMATRPYAQKLKEIFQFVADKMADEDLNEPLLEHREVKNVGLLIVTADKGLCGGYNSNMFRFALQQMQEISAAGQTPKAWLVGNKAISFFRRGEFEILGRYSQLPAVPTYTEAEMLMEAVTSAFVEQKVDKVVLLYTHFVSMLQYQPTALELLPVVPPEDLPPVKGEYLYEPDPLTLLQSILPRYVGRQIYRALLESSASELAARMTAMDSATKNADDLLADLTLLYNKVRQAYITKEILEVVGGAEALSK from the coding sequence ATGCCCAGTACACGCGATATACGCAACCGAATCAAAAGCCTGAAGGGAACCCAGCAGATTACCAAAGCCATGAAAATGGTGGCGGCTGCAAAGGTGAAACGTGCTCAGGAACGGGTCATGGCGACCCGACCTTACGCCCAGAAACTGAAAGAAATCTTTCAGTTTGTGGCTGATAAAATGGCCGATGAAGATTTGAACGAGCCTCTTTTGGAACACCGTGAAGTCAAAAATGTAGGACTTCTGATTGTGACTGCTGATAAGGGGCTTTGCGGAGGCTATAACTCGAATATGTTCCGTTTTGCTCTGCAGCAGATGCAGGAAATCAGTGCTGCGGGCCAAACCCCCAAGGCCTGGTTGGTGGGAAATAAAGCCATTTCATTCTTCCGTCGTGGTGAGTTTGAAATTTTAGGCCGTTACAGCCAATTGCCCGCCGTTCCGACTTATACAGAGGCTGAAATGCTGATGGAAGCCGTAACTTCTGCTTTTGTTGAGCAGAAGGTGGATAAGGTGGTTTTGCTTTATACCCATTTTGTTTCCATGCTGCAGTACCAGCCCACGGCCCTTGAGCTTTTGCCTGTGGTGCCTCCTGAAGATTTACCTCCTGTCAAAGGAGAGTATCTCTATGAGCCAGATCCTCTGACCTTGTTGCAGAGTATCTTGCCCCGTTATGTAGGACGTCAGATTTACCGTGCATTGCTGGAAAGCTCTGCCAGTGAACTGGCTGCCCGTATGACCGCGATGGATTCAGCGACCAAGAATGCGGATGACTTGCTGGCCGACTTGACCTTGCTCTATAACAAGGTGCGTCAGGCTTATATCACCAAGGAAATTCTCGAGGTGGTGGGCGGCGCTGAAGCCCTCTCTAAGTAA
- a CDS encoding F0F1 ATP synthase subunit alpha, producing the protein MLSIQPDEITSILKEQIKKYERELTDTSTGTVLSVGDGIARIYGLEAAKAGELLDFGNGIVGMVFNLEEDSVGAVIFGNGRTIKEGDTVKTTGRVVEVPVGEALLGRVVDPLGNPLDGKGPIAASGTRLVESPAPGIIQRKSVHEPLQTGLTAIDAMTPIGRGQRELIIGDRQTGKTSVAIDAIINQKGLNCLCVYVAIGQKASTVANVVKILEDHDAMSYTIVVSAPANAAPALQFLAPYAGCAMGEYFMYKGQHVLAVYDDLTKQAWAYREMSLLMRRPPGREAYPGDVFYLHSRLLERAAKLSDAMGAGSLTALPIVETQANDVTAYIPTNVISITDGQIFLETDLFNAGVRPAINSGISVSRVGGAAQTKAMKKIAGKMRLELAQFRELAAFAQFASDLDKATQDQLAQGQRLTETLKQPVNAPFSLGKMVLQIYMVTGGLVSDIDVKDLQRFRKELFAYLDTSHPDLETTISETGQLTDDTEAKIKQVIGAFKSSVFKK; encoded by the coding sequence ATGCTGAGCATTCAACCTGATGAGATTACCAGTATTCTCAAAGAACAAATTAAAAAATATGAACGTGAATTAACCGATACCTCAACCGGAACCGTATTGAGCGTAGGTGACGGGATTGCCCGTATTTATGGCCTGGAAGCTGCGAAAGCGGGCGAACTGCTTGACTTTGGCAATGGCATTGTCGGAATGGTATTTAACCTTGAGGAAGACAGTGTCGGCGCCGTAATTTTCGGCAATGGCCGCACCATCAAAGAAGGGGATACTGTTAAAACCACCGGTCGCGTGGTTGAAGTTCCCGTCGGTGAAGCCCTGTTGGGCCGTGTGGTTGACCCCTTGGGCAACCCCCTCGATGGCAAAGGCCCGATTGCTGCCAGCGGCACCCGTCTGGTAGAATCTCCCGCCCCTGGGATTATTCAACGTAAATCTGTTCATGAACCCCTGCAGACAGGCTTAACCGCGATTGACGCCATGACCCCCATTGGCCGTGGTCAGCGCGAGTTGATCATTGGGGACCGTCAGACAGGTAAAACCTCTGTTGCGATTGACGCAATTATCAACCAAAAAGGTTTGAACTGCCTTTGCGTTTATGTTGCCATCGGTCAGAAGGCTTCTACCGTAGCCAACGTGGTCAAGATTCTCGAAGATCATGATGCCATGTCCTATACCATCGTGGTTTCTGCGCCTGCCAACGCGGCTCCAGCTTTGCAGTTCCTGGCTCCCTATGCCGGTTGTGCCATGGGTGAGTATTTTATGTACAAAGGCCAGCACGTTTTGGCGGTCTACGATGACCTCACCAAACAGGCTTGGGCTTACCGTGAAATGTCGCTGCTGATGCGCCGTCCTCCTGGCCGTGAAGCCTATCCCGGTGACGTATTCTATCTTCACTCCCGTTTGCTGGAACGCGCCGCCAAATTGAGCGATGCGATGGGTGCCGGTTCTTTAACCGCTCTGCCGATTGTTGAAACCCAGGCGAATGACGTGACTGCGTATATTCCCACCAACGTTATTTCAATTACCGATGGTCAGATTTTCTTGGAAACCGACCTTTTCAACGCCGGTGTGCGTCCTGCGATCAACTCCGGGATTTCCGTTTCCCGTGTAGGGGGCGCAGCCCAAACCAAAGCCATGAAAAAGATTGCGGGTAAGATGCGTTTGGAATTGGCTCAGTTCCGTGAACTGGCAGCTTTTGCCCAGTTTGCTTCCGATTTGGATAAGGCCACCCAAGATCAGTTGGCCCAAGGTCAACGTTTGACTGAAACCCTGAAACAGCCTGTAAACGCTCCGTTCTCTCTGGGCAAAATGGTGCTTCAGATTTATATGGTCACGGGCGGTCTGGTCAGCGATATCGATGTGAAAGATTTGCAGCGTTTCCGTAAGGAACTCTTTGCCTATCTGGATACTTCTCATCCCGATCTTGAAACCACGATTTCTGAAACCGGTCAGTTGACTGATGATACCGAAGCCAAAATCAAGCAGGTGATCGGTGCCTTTAAATCCAGCGTGTTTAAGAAGTAG
- a CDS encoding 23S rRNA (guanosine(2251)-2'-O)-methyltransferase RlmB, translating into MTYEENETNEAQISRIYGKHPVRSALKSERPVYKLWLANNLEPRMLKEFQILARERSTPVQVVPPEKIQKLCPGVQAQGIVADTGSYEYLDWEAFCQLLKDKDGDPFVILLDQVQDPHNLGAILRTAEAAGADGVVIPRHGGAGLTEGVAKASAGAIENIPVVQVTNLSRALEDLQELNIWSTGFALDAKESYFDADLTGPVALVVGSEHKGLRPNVGNHCDRLVHIPMQGDRSLNASVAASLAMYEVVRQRLRAAKA; encoded by the coding sequence ATGACGTATGAAGAGAATGAAACAAATGAAGCCCAGATTTCACGTATTTATGGCAAGCACCCTGTTCGTTCAGCTTTAAAAAGTGAGCGGCCAGTTTATAAACTTTGGTTGGCCAATAATCTTGAGCCCCGCATGCTCAAAGAATTTCAGATTTTAGCCCGTGAGCGCAGTACGCCGGTGCAGGTGGTGCCCCCTGAAAAAATTCAAAAATTGTGTCCGGGCGTTCAGGCCCAGGGCATTGTGGCGGACACAGGGTCTTATGAATATCTCGATTGGGAAGCCTTTTGTCAGCTCTTGAAAGACAAAGACGGAGATCCCTTTGTCATTCTGCTCGACCAAGTTCAGGACCCTCACAATCTGGGCGCCATTTTGCGAACCGCAGAAGCCGCAGGCGCAGATGGGGTGGTTATTCCCCGGCACGGGGGAGCGGGTTTGACCGAGGGGGTTGCCAAGGCCTCTGCTGGCGCAATTGAAAATATTCCCGTGGTGCAGGTCACCAACCTCAGTCGGGCGCTTGAAGATTTACAGGAACTGAATATCTGGAGTACAGGCTTTGCGCTTGATGCCAAAGAAAGTTATTTTGACGCGGATTTGACCGGACCCGTGGCTTTGGTGGTGGGCAGTGAGCACAAAGGCTTAAGGCCCAATGTGGGCAATCATTGTGATCGTCTTGTGCATATCCCCATGCAGGGGGATCGCTCCTTGAATGCTTCGGTTGCTGCTTCCCTGGCCATGTATGAAGTGGTTCGCCAACGTCTGCGTGCGGCAAAAGCCTGA